TACATCAAACACTGAAAAGACAACAGACTGCAATTCAGCATATAAGTGCAGTtgatgtaaagaaattaaagaagaaaaatatcttATGTACGTTCCAAGTGGTTGCATGGAGGGATGATCACAAGCAGTTTCTTTTATAAATGCTTTTATAAAAGCATTCATTTAGCTCCACTTTCTCCAATGCTAATAACCAACACACTGTACTTCATATTCAGTATTTGCTCATGAAGGGCCTCTTGGGATAAATAATCATATTTCAAGAGCATCAATTTTCATGCCTGCATCAAAAAAAGTAATGGAAGTAGTGGAAACTAGCTGATTCATTTGCTTTTAGTTTGAGCAGCTTAAGTGCCTCTCAGATCAGCGTAACTGATGAAAGATGATCCCTACTATGCCCAAAATACATTTGGGAATATCGTAACCTCTGTCGTGTTACACCCAAATCTAATTCAGCTCTGAAAATTTAAAGGAAACAGTTTAAATATTGCGGAGTTATTGGATTGTCAAATAGATCTgagttgtcattttttttacgCGGAATCATCTCAATCTGCTTGcatctaaaatgtacaaaatcaaaataatgaGGGCAGGATGGCTGCCACGGagtgtgtgcatttgtgtgtgtatcCAGGACAGTTTATTTTATCTGATAGTTGACGGTGCCAGGAACAGAGTGGGTGCAAACACAGAGAGAAGCACAGAATGAAACTGTTGCTTTGTCAAACAATAGTTTACTCATTTAATGAAGAAACAGACTTTTCTTAACTGTATTgtcctgttttcattttgtcgTTAGTTTTAACCTCTCTCATGGTCTCCTCATGGACCCATTGTCTGATATGTAagtgttttggggggttttagaaaaagagaaacacaataTTGTTTCCTTATATTTATTCTCACCgacagtaaataatttttttttttttgtagtttcttcAGAGGCTAAGCAGTAAAGATTTAACTAAGGACttgtttgtttgaaacaaaGCCTTAGGTCATTCCGGGTTGGACTCTCTAAGCCCATGGGGAGATCTGTGGTTTGGATGAAGTCATTCAGCGAGAGGCTAGAAagcttcattattttttcatgaaAAGATAAACTCATATTTGACTGGGAAATGTCCTGTTTGTACTGATGGCAGAGCAGAACGGAGCTTCCAATCACACCTCCCTTCAGCTTTAGTTAGATTCAGCATGcagaaaagacaacagagaaACAGCAGGAAACATTAATTTACACACACCTTATAAAAAggcacctttttttttaactaacatTAAACCTAAACTTTTGCTGTTTAGCATATTCTCTTTGTGTGTACATGGTTTCTGTcagggtactccggcttcctcttaccaaaacaaaaacatggcgACTGAATTAGATTAGATCTAATTGAATCCAACATGATATAAATGATTggataaatattacattattgCATATAGGTGAACATGGGATCTGTTTGTCTTGTGAAGCGATTACATGAGATTGCATTGCTGTGAATTAGTTCTATCTGAAATTATTTAAGTTAATCAGGAAAGATTGTTGTCATTCGACAGCTAaccagctttgtttttataaaatgtatcgTGAAAAATCAGATGCAAAGTTTAACTTTAGCTATTCGACCAACAATAAAGTCAATGTTTATTAGCTGCTATATTCAGTGTCATGAGGTTTAGCAATGTCGCCAGTTTCTACATTATCTAATACATATAAACAGCAGGGGGGAAAGTCTCTATGGtgattaaaaagcaaaagttaCGTACCAGAAGgtgatttattttctcctgaaaacattttttttatcattatccCACTCCAACACAAACTACTCTTCAAAAGGCTGTGCTTTCTGTCTAGTTTTCCACACTGACAGCCAGTCTGTTACTCCAGTAGCACCTTCTGCGCTACGGCGTCTTTAACACGTCTTGATGATAAAAATTTCATactttttaagactttctaGATTTGACGCAGTGTTTCATAACATTAATATATAACAACACAGTACTCAGTTTGACTCCtgatttgtaaaatattattatccTGGAGGTttttgcagggttttttttttttttttttttttttgcatcttggTTATCagatatatattgtatattataaCACCAAAGACTAAAGAtgtaagttaaaaataaatcattatttttctttctccagattGCTTCAagcctgcactgcaaaaactgaaatattagtaagattaaatatcttaaattaaggacatttgtgcttgttttttttccgaCAAGATGATTTTTCTGACCAAGAGGGGTTTATGctagaatatttttcttattttaaatgtttttgtacttaATTATCTCAGTAAGACATAAAAGCTTAATATTAAGAAACGATTACTTATTGTGAGTAAATATATGCTAGAAACTAGAATATCAATATCAAACTTCAAGTCTGTAATGACATTGGTTTTAGTTTCATGGAAAGGTTTTGACACAAGCTAACATTTACTGAATCCTCTGTGCACTTCCAGGTTCTTCATGAGCCACTGATAGACGAGGACCCTGTGTTCATCACCACCTGCACAGAAAGAGatctgaggaagaggaagaagaggaagttcAGTCTCTGGGTCCGGCAGTGCACCTCCACCGGATTCATCTGTCAGGTAGAGGCGCCGACTgagagtaaaataaataaaacctgcagGGCATTTCGAAAGAAGCAAAGGAAGGATGTGggtctgttttaattttctgcttcGAGGCATGATGGCAAAAATGACTTCATAAATAAGGGAGTGAAGTTTCCACTCAGGCCAAAATCTGAAAGGCTTTTTATGAAGACATGAGCGGCTTTGATCCGGTATCAGATCTCTGTCTCAACTCGTTACTTGTGTGTGCTGGACAGAGGAAAACAGCTTTGTGGGAATGATGTTCACAAGctgcaaaattcactttgagTATTGGATGCGAGCGTGAGAGATGGCTCCAGGGCTGAAACGCTGGTTGTTAGTTTCCTTTTTGATGCCACGGAGTGGAGTATTTTCTGGCTTCAGATTACAATCACAGATAGAGCTGCTGTGCTGACTGACAGCGTTGCCCTCGACGCAACCCTCCGCTCCTACGCTCATCTCTTATGTAACACCGCGGATCATCCGAGGACCAGAACTGTCGGATCTGTCCAACCCTCTCAAAAGCTGTGCTGtgtgcacaatttttttttttttttttgtagaaaaatctcttctttttttttaaggactatttttattaattaccaACTACAGCGCTCTCGGGTGAACCAAAGCGTTAAACTTCAAACAGTGACTGTGTGAGGAAATGAAAGTGAGGTTTTGGCTTTCTTAGGGCAACATGTAGACATGCACAACTACTGGGAAGAATTATTaccaaactaaataaaagtgCCATTAGCTCGTCCATTTCAGAGAAGAAACATTAGCGTTCACACCGACTGCAGCCATTTAGCAGCACCTGCTCCTTTACCAGTTTGCTGCACACCAACTTGATTCTCCACTGATGTATTCTTCATCTAAATCAGGGACAGGAGAACAAAAATGTGGATCATTAGTCTATGGCACCACAAAATAATATCCAAGTACCTCACAGAATTAGGGACTCTCTCCACTCAGCTTAATGGCTCCATAGCTAATGTAGATCTGGGATAATCAGACTAAAGCCATTTGACTGAGTGCAGAGTGGAAAAACTAaactgtttcttgttttaaataagtgaTTACAATTCTGAGTTTATATTACTTTTAAGATGTACAGATTTAATGCCCTGTTTGCAAAAGGTTTTCTACAAACAAGCAACAATATGGGAATTTTGCTAAAATCAGCTCAGCGTTTGGCCGTTCTGTACCTGACGTTCCGTCTGGTTTCCGCCCACTGTGCAGATCTCCGTCCATCTGAAGGAGGGACAGGGCACAGATGGACTGGCCACCTTGAAGAACAAGCCGCAGCTCCACAGCCTCGTGGCCAAGCAGCTCTGCCAGAACATCTCCGGCAAGAACGCCATCATCTTCACGGGGCCGTCCATCACGAGCCTCGGCCTCTTCTCTGAATTCAGCAAGCAGGGTAACCAAGcagacagcttcctcttctTTGGCTTTGGAGGACAGATTGTAACCTCACTCAATGTCTTATCCACTTTTGCCTCTgtacaaatttgttttgtttatttcgtTTTAAAGCGGGGTTGATGCCGTAGCCCTCAGGCTAAACAGTATAGGCAAGACTAGTGTAGAATAAAACCACTCAACATAAAAGATCATAGCTTGGATTCTCATTATATTTCAGCCTTTACCCATtgaacatgaacattttttgaCTGCAGTGACCTTTAAAACCCAAAAttgtgttttcctgtttgttttgattttagcaaACTAAACCTATAGTTTCCTCCCTCACCCCTGCCCTGATTCCAGATCTTCACTTTGAAGACCGCAAAAAGTTTTTACTGAGAGAAAAACAGCGGTTCAAAGCAAGAGTCTCATCACGACTAACTCTCTCACTGATCCACTCGTAAACAGGGATGCCTTGTTGACCGGATTTCCAATAAAAAGTCCTCTTTTTATTGGAggactttaaaacataaaagtgaaCACAATGTTCTGCGGTTTTCTTGGTCTAGGCGGTTTGGAGTTCAAATTAAGGAAGTCCAGGATTTTCTCTATTTATACATTAAAACTAAAGACTGCTCACCTTCACTTGCATCTCTGAAGATTTACGTCACAGAACAAATCGTTGCTCCGTAAAATAAATGCGCCGAGAGTGTGTGCTTCAGCACAGATCGGAGCCGATCAAGGGAAAATTGGTCTGATTAATCAGGGCCTAATTAATTGAGCAAGAGTAACTGGCACCTCTCTACAGTCAGATGTTGTCCCGCTAATGAAAATGGGTTTAATTAGGACTTTCCACTTAATACCAGAGAAACCAATCAGTGTATAGATTTCAGTTTtactaacaaataaaatagcTCTGCTCCTAGTTAGTTCTTTAAGTTCTTGCTTTCTTACCAGTGGCATCTTTTTAGCACAAAGCAAAAGACATACCGCTTGGCTGAGGTTAATTAGAATTTCTAAAAATGGGACTGAACCAAAACGTTAGAATAGGGAGCCTGGCGGCACTTCTTTATTCTaaacaaaaaccagagaaaGTGAAGTGACAGTACATTCACTCTGTTGTGCTAGGCAAAACTCAGCTTGAGTGTCCCTCCACCAGCACGACTAAAAGACCGCAGATATGATTGACATTGTGTTATCACAATTAGTAGCAGCTGTAAACATCCCCCCACGATAAATAGCTGGCTGAACACATTGTCCAACAATTTTGTCTCTCGGTTTTATCTCGCGTGTTTAATTAGCAGACTTAATTGCTCCGCGTTATTCTGCAGCAGTCATGCGCGGAGACGGAAGCCGTTTTGTGAATCGTTAACACATCAGCGGTGGCCGCTCACACGCTTGTTTTGCCTCTGCCTCAGATGAGAAAGAGAGTCAATTGTACGCACCGATGAAAGAGATCGAACAGCTGAAACGGTCCTGCCGGTTTCTGGTTCCCAAACTAAACAGGAAGACAGAACAAAAGCTTTCTTAGTGGTTCATAAATTAGTAATTTAGCCATTCATCAAATTTATATTTCTGCCAAATCCAAACTGAGAAGCCAGCCTTGAAAAAGTGCTCACACACACTCTTGAACACGCCTACACTCTGTCACTCTGCTACCAAAACAATCTGTGCATTTTCTTAAGACTGAATATTATAAACCATCACAAGTAGCACACTGTTGTAAACCGAAGGGGAAGTGGCACttggtttttaaatataaaaatccaaAGAGGGTGTCGCCCTCCATGAGTCATTTAATATTctcttttgaaatataaacgtgtaaaaaaaacaaaaaaacaaccatacTTATATATGTTTCTCTCTTCTCTGCTCAGATATCTACTGCTGTGGCTTGCTGAGCACCAGGAAAAGCGACTGCACAGGTTTGCCCCAAAGCATGCTGGTCTGCAGCTCCACGCCGGCGCAGCGCGGCCAGTCACGCGTGATGATGAAGGGCAGCATGTCTCTGATCAGCTGGTACAATAAGGGACACTTCAGGTTCATTACCAATGCCTACTCACCAACAAAAGAAGGTGAATAAGTAAATAAGATCCTCTTCAATGTCTCCTATTAAACAGCTTTAGGTTGAAATATCTGTTTCTAACACACAATTTACATGAAAGGAAAACTGTCTTCTgattaagtgaaataaaaatcaacattattCTGTGATGTGAGTTTGTcatcattagattttttttctccccactaTAAAGCATTCCTGACATTGAGAAACAATGAGAGCTTTTAATCCACAATAATCCTTTTTAGGAGCCGAGAGGATCATGATATTGCATAAACATCCTCATACTGTCTAATCCACTTTGTTACGTTTTAAATCCAGCCGTGTTCATGCTCTGTGCTTGAGGAAGTGAGGAAGCAGATCAGTTAAACGGTTACTATCTAGTATTGATTTTCTttggcctgtgtgtgtgtgtgtgggaatgTTTTGTAATTTGGCATTAATAGCAAAATAGCCTTTAatccttccttttcttttgaaGCATCATCACCACAGTTGATTGATATCTGTGGTAATAGTATCACGTTTTCATTTCCTTGATTGAGCAAAATGAAGATGTGtaacaaaataatccaaaaatgGTGACAGGTATGTTTACATGGATTTATTTCTTCCTCCTGTTCTCTATGCTAACTCTCAGGTATTTGTTgtgtgggcttttttttttggcaggaGTGATTATTAAGAGGAAAAGTGGAGAAATCCCGTGCCCCCTTGCCGTCGAAGCCTTTGCGGCACATCTCAGCTACATCTGCAAATACGACGACAAGTACAGCAAGTATGTGCAAACCTAACGGCTCCTCTGCATGGGGCTCGCTTGCTCTCCCTGAGTATGTAcaggttctctccaggtactcagTACTGGTTACATGAAACTAGCTAGCAAGCTATTCCTACACTTGGCAGGTTGAAATTTAAAGTAATATTGTAACTTTACCAGAACCTTTCTACTGACTggaattttctgaaataatccTTACTTGAAAGTCATTGAGTATCAGAGAAGGGAGCAGAAGATTGCTTTGAGCAAAGACTTTGAGCTCATTGCTAAGGTTGAATAGTCAAAATATCAGTAGAAACATGCTCAAAGCTGGCCAGCTATTATATAAgggttaatttttttatttttatttttttgctttaataaaaatgtttaccaTTGATTATTGAGAAAGATGTTAATTaaattttcagaaattattctcAATTTACAATATGTTTTACTTTGAGAGACCCGTCTCATTTCTATCATAAACAAACTTCTTATTgaacagaaaatcattttacgatgtacatttaaacataaaaccCCAGGTTATGGTGACCAGTAAGAACCAAGTGAAAAATAGAGctagttcaataaaaaaagttggtgcactgttttaagttttttacaataataaacaggtttttttatatatacagtatataaatgGTTTATTCATCTGTTCTACCCCTAACACATTATTTTGTATCTGTCCTTCATTTCAGTGGTGTAGAAGACATAATGCAATAGGAAAATAACACTCCAACATCGCCttacaaacaacaaacactttagcacattttatttcccaTATAAGCCGGCCTGAAAGGGGGTCAACAAGTGCTGCTGCATGAGCACCACAGGTCtcacatgtaattttttttgttgttttttgtttttctttctctctgccttATAGATATTTTATCTTCCATAAGCCCAACAAGACTTGGCAGCAGGTATTCTGGTTGAGCATCAGCATCGCCATCAATAACGCGTACATCCTTTACAAGATGTCCGACGCCTACGCCGTCAAGCGCTACAGCCGAGCGCAGTTCGGAGAGAGACTGGTCAGGGAGCTGCTGGATCTGGATGACTGCTCCCCCACACagtgagaaaagaaagaggaggaggaggcggaggatgAAGACAGAAATACAATCTCCCACATGTTAATTTCCACTTGGTTGTACAGACCTCCTGGGTCTGTGTCAGTGTGCCAAGCTCCCGTCTCTCTCTTCCTGTGGTTGTTCATTTCTGCCCCTGTAAATATTCACTAACACACCACTGCACTGTATACATTATTAAGAGCCACCTGGGGTAGCTGCTTCAGCTGCTACTGTTAGCCACACACTTCTGGCCTCAGCAGATATCAGTCAGCAGAAGCAGAgatgaaacaagaaacaacaaaatgagtCGGATTTCACTCAGAAATGATGTCACCTTAAAGTTTTTAGTCTTATCAAAGAGTTCAACtatttaacaatttaataagcctgaattaaactgaaaatatctttaaaaaaaaaaaaaaataataataaacaactaaaaacacaCCTGGCACCTTGTAACAAAGTCCGAGTAAACACGACACTGCATGCATTGAGAATGTAGATTGTGACGTTTGTGTTGTTAAGTGTGGAAAAGATTTTAGCTCCAGACGAGCTGTGAAataactgtgtgtgtgcgtgtgtgtgtatgtgttcaGTAAGTAGAACTGCCATTTGTGTGTCTGATGTCAAGCCTGAGGATTAAAGTGTGTGACACCTGTGACCCAAATGTGTCGTTCCGTTGCACACCATGTTCGCTATTGGTGCATCGTCAGTAAAAAGGGACGCCTCATACGGCGCCGTGTTCATCTGCCCATCACAACTGCCCGCATCAGAAAACTCCTGACAAAAAAGCCATAAAGTTCCCTCTGgaactgtattttattattttttttattctctaactgtaatagcaaaaaaaacccataaattacatccatttttgcaaaagtattcatactgcTTGAACTTTTTCTTAGACAGCGACATGCTACGTGGGTGCATTTTTTCAGTAGAGACAAAGAAAGTTTTCCAGGTGGATGGAGATAAATGCGGAGCAGACCTGGAAGGAAACCTGTTAAGAGGCTGCAAAAGCCTTAAGGCTGTGGCAGGGGTCGACCTTCCGGCAAACCGGAGACGCGATGGAACGATTTTAGCTCAGAACATCTTCCTGTCAACATCCGTACCTAAATCCTCTCCGTCCAACCCGACCGAGCTCGAGCTGTTTGGCAGAGAGGAAGTGGCTAAGATTGTCTGTCACTGCAAAGATTGCAAAAGTCTGGCTTCATTCAAAACAATACTATTTAGGTtttgttctttacaaaaaaaaccctgaaaactaTGCATcactttccttcctttccttacacactactttgtgttggtttgtttaATCCCAGTTTGGAGTTTTGGGATTGTAATGTGACATAATGTGAAACAGTTCaagtggtgtgaatacttttggaaggctctgtgtggtttgttttaggagattaactgattaattaaaatgatcaatctgttagattatatatatatacattctCCATTACATTAATTTCTtcttaattactttttttaaactcataaCTTCATTACACTGTTTACGTCCAACTAAGCATTCCCATTGTTTTTGGCAGGAGTCCTTTCCCTCCTCCTGCTTCACAGTGAGGTATAACTGAGCTTTAGAGGGCAGAAAACGTCCGAGCGCTCCAGCGTTGCCAGGCAGTGAGTACAGACTTGGCCGCTGTTCAGGGCTCTGTTCAGATAGTAACTTTTGGCCAGATTTACTGTGGAAGCAGGGGGCAAAAACAGGTCTAGAGGCAATCAGGTTAAGATGATGATCGTCCATGGTTTGACTTTGATGTGACGCAACAAAATTGTACAAGTAAGACGGCAGCTTATGTTACAAAGGGATTTCATGAGATggaagaggatttttttttaagtagtaTTTCTCAGTGTGAGCATCCCGTGGCATTAGTCTTTGTAGAGAAGCCACCTTTTCCTCGTCTGAGCTCAAACTGCGCCatattgccgtctgaagaatGACTCACTTAGCTTGGCTGGACGTGGTGGGGCTTCGTTCCTGTTGTTATGCTGGGAAAACATTATGAGGAGTTTTATATGTGTGAAAAGTGTTGTGTCAGCATGGTTCGGTGTGTGAATACATGATGTTACAGTGATACGACGGCATTCGTTGAGTGATTCACTCATTCACCCACCCACTTCATCACCCCCATCAGAGTCTTGCACTTTGAAAGCTCTGAAGCTCgtaagatgtttttaattttgggcaaaaaaaaaaaaaaaaagccaaatatgCATTGGTGATGTGGGTGAGATCTCTAAATATAGGTAGAgaaattaataatatatatGTGAAAATACACGAATGATTATAGGGTGAAAATGAAAGAGTAGATCTACAACAGAAGGGACGTCCTTTTGGTCTCACGTTAATAATCATTCCGTCTCTCAGACTGAAgattgtgatttctttttatccTTTCACTAATCCAGATCATAGCTGTTGTTAATCTTGTGCGTGTGAACCGCTGAACCTTGTAAATGAATGTTTCGGACTGCCACCAACTAACACTGTTTGTCCGAGGGAGCGCATCTCTCATGTCACCTCATGATTTTAATACAATGTTTGATAATTACGTCATAGGCAAATGTTTTCACtcaattgcaaaaaaaaaaggaaaaaaaagggattaTGACATGAAGCTAAAATGTTCGGTACCCCCTCAGTCATTCGATTGAAAGGATCAAAGAAAAGTTTGCCAAAGTATTTGCACAACTTGAACTTCACAACTTGACACATTGCAGCCACAAACCTTAGTGTGTTTTACAACGGTATCATGTGACGGACCAACTCAGAGTGGTGCATAACTGGGAAACGGAAGGAAGActataaatggttttcaaaaatgtctggaaagtgtggcttgcatttTAATTCAGCCCCATTGAGTCAACAcctctgaaaaaagaaaaaaaaaaaaaaaaagattctgtgACTGTCATATTGGATGGAGAAGCCTCTGTGAAGACTTATATTATGCAGATTCTTTATCAGATTTAGTTCTAGACTTTGAGTGGACAATTCTGACACACTGGTCTGTTGGAAGGTAAAACTAGATGTGTCCGTGTTTCAACAAAGCAAATGTCTGAAATACCGTGTCAGCATGTCATAAAATTCTCCAGAGGTCATTTGATTCAGGTAAGTTTAACCAGAGAAGCATCTAAACCAGGATGCTGGACAGAGCACTGAAGTACTGGACACTGAAGTACTGGATTTAGGTGGATAgtcaagttttttgtttgtttgttgttgtttttttagcacCAATTGTGCAATCCGCTCCCATGTCCAGATGATGTTTTATAAACTAACCCTGCATTAAATGTCTCCACACCTTTATCCCTGgcatgtctgctgtgttccttgctcttcctgatgctgtttgttcaccaatgttctgtttaatatgtaaaaaaaaacaaaaaaacaaaccttacaATTATGAAGTAATTCATATTGGTTTCATCTCTCAATACGTATtgaagtctgtggttgtaataaaaaaaagactaagtTTAGGGGAAACTTTTACAAGGCCCTGTATATATGGCTGCTGTCCTCAACATTTTCACCTCTTCCCAAAAGTCTTTTCTattacaaatcttttaaaatttgaCACATGGATACCTTAAAACCCCTAATTAGGGCTTAACCAGCTACACATCCTGTCTTTGGCAAACACTGCCTGAAACCGCACAGTTtgttaaaacagtaaaaagggggggaaaaaaagctagTCTAAGCAACTAAACACCAaagcatttttcacttttgaactGTCCGTTTCTTTGCCGTCCATGTACTGGGCTCCCaaatacaaatacagaaaaacacttCAAGACAAAATCACAATGTGAACAGACTGATTATTATACTATACCTTttcaacatgcaaaataaaaatcatggatgcttggtttatttttaccaaCAGACTGGAGTGAATGCTAGAAAGCCTTTAAGATgacataaagtgttttttttcccctttcagtCCAAGCAAAAGTTGCACCGATGCTGAGCAGTAAATATGAAACTGTTggatagaaatatatatatatgtgtgtgtgtgtgtgtgcctaaTCTGCAGTCAATGTGGATGTTACTGAACTTAgcttgggattttttttatttttcttatcctGCTTTTATTACTCCTCTCAAAGCATATATTATTAACAGGAGGCTTTGTAAACCATGGTTGCTTGGCAACATATTCAAAGGGTGGAAAAAGGGCAGTTTTTGaagttcttttcttttaaataaaatattgtcatcACCTCCAGCTGCAAAAAGAGAGCGGAGCAGCATCAAGTGGCCTTCCTATTCACCATGTTCCAGAAGAGATGCGGCTTTTTACGTTTTGCTTCATAATGGGGCTTCTTTGTATTGCAGCCAGTGTACATAAAAAACATGCACTCTTTATGTTTTCTACATAAAGAGTACACTGTGTTATATACAGTATTGTAGAAAATCCCTTTCAGTCTTCGTATGCTGCTCATCAGCCATTTGTTGGATATTTCAGCAGCCCCTCCTCTTCTGTTGACCTTGTCTCTTAGGTAAATAAAAGGCAATGGAAATGACTAAAAACTGAAGCTTTTTACAAACCGAGAAAACATTTGGTATTTTGAGgacaacaaagacaaagaatGCCTTTCTAAATCAACAGACTTTTAGATGATGAAACCTATGCCACTGTATCTTATCCTCACGGTGTTTGTCTAAATATGAATAGTCTGATAATATGTTCattgtgatgattttttttatgttttatatatactAAAAGGCAGCTAAGTTTAAAAAATAGGcttaatattaatgaagaaCTAGTCGGTGAGTCTGCCATTAAATCTAGAGGAAGTTTTCTCACCTGTGGCATAGAAGAGACAAGCATCATAAACCCAGAATATTGTCAGTATGCTATAAGTAGTCATAcagtgtaattttatttgtagtcACAAATATTCTATATTCTAAATATTCCAATGAACTTCCACTGGAAGTTGAACGTGGGTCACATTTGACCTACTTATGGAAGCTTGgagtaaaaacaccaaaaactaACTTTTGAAAAATCCATGAGAGGTTAGCTAAAATATTGAAATGATGCAATGCCAACAACACATTTTCAGATAAACAGCTGAAATGCGAAATAATAGCAACTTTGTCTTTAAGATATTGCATGAAAACAACCTCACCAGGTCATTTTgatctatttatttaaaggttttcagGGTTAAATTACAGCGTTGGAAGCAACTGGTTTGCTCACAAAGCTGTAGAGCTGAAGCAAATCGTTGTATGTAATGTGAAAGTAGACCGGCAGAGGGCAGCAAATCCTaatttcctcttcttttctccCAGTCAGTCTATTGATCCCGACTGAGGTTAAACTGATTATGACTGGCCTGAGCATTACAGTGAGACTGTAACTGGATTATATTCCTGCCTTATTGATGACATGCTCAATAACAGACTGTCCAGCGAAGCTCCTAGAAACTGGAGATAACTTAACCTCCAGAAAAGAAAGGcagtttggcaaaaaaaaaattaaaataataataataatgtcttgtttttccatctTCAAAGCTGAAGAAgctttcaaagaaaacattattcCATGCCCCCAACAGAGAGTGGTagagaaagtgtgtgtgagagacagagagagagcgagagagagaggtgGTGAGGACTGAAGCAGACTCTCCCATGCCTGAAAGCAAGAATCACAATGATTTGTACAGAACCGGGCGGCCTGTGGTGAAGTTACACAATGAAAAGAT
The Xiphophorus hellerii strain 12219 chromosome 22, Xiphophorus_hellerii-4.1, whole genome shotgun sequence genome window above contains:
- the pgbd5 gene encoding piggyBac transposable element-derived protein 5, yielding MAECGRKALSLLEAARSRYESLQISDDVFGESGDDSSDNPFYSTSGDSDSDNYIAEAGEQEQQHHQHHHHPKRGDKDCGHSGGSGGGSAGGSSGPPGSLTRSQAEEEGWTETLQDVTVPPYKETYGPAQKMPAIATALDFFQLFVPDNCIQNMVTQTNMYAKKFQERFGSEEGWCPVTAQEMKAFLGFVISTSVHRCESVLSIWSSGFFSNRSIALKMSQSRFEKILKYFHIVAFRPSQGSNQGLYKIQPFLDSLQQSFSCTFRPSQTQVLHEPLIDEDPVFITTCTERDLRKRKKRKFSLWVRQCTSTGFICQISVHLKEGQGTDGLATLKNKPQLHSLVAKQLCQNISGKNAIIFTGPSITSLGLFSEFSKQDIYCCGLLSTRKSDCTGLPQSMLVCSSTPAQRGQSRVMMKGSMSLISWYNKGHFRFITNAYSPTKEGVIIKRKSGEIPCPLAVEAFAAHLSYICKYDDKYSKYFIFHKPNKTWQQVFWLSISIAINNAYILYKMSDAYAVKRYSRAQFGERLVRELLDLDDCSPTQ